Proteins from a genomic interval of Lycium ferocissimum isolate CSIRO_LF1 chromosome 2, AGI_CSIRO_Lferr_CH_V1, whole genome shotgun sequence:
- the LOC132043085 gene encoding uncharacterized protein LOC132043085 isoform X1 encodes MQGCSALSCSSNTVSSPVGICCTQRLTLPFRNQSNGFLENLSSFPAQSRFKIFHFHQSTLPLLHCTATEEILEASETDGLFVETGYIYSVHGLQGEVRVKATTDFPELRFSKPGRRWLRQQVSGRDMVQEIELMEGRGHPGQKSWILKFHEIDSIEEAQKLVGSALLVKDEDRPVLEEGEFYTRDLVGMRVFLKETRELVGTVINVFDSGASDLLHVELLPDRNAKPRLEGGASGPLVWVPFVEAIVPNVDLSKREMLITPPKGLLELNIRADERSKKERRQLEWKERKKFQKRLIAAKKILHEMEQDHIFHGFRFGEKNQKSFLANQIVDVNSTLLQHALQNKKIPYKRWSFPDFVNALQVNNTLKLSKEFFSKDNAEHSSIGSKVQEQGHCLISSGKVAIVLALGERNLLRTSSIPEPAGSHNNEDIAYLHVKALLDNSHRLLKMEDRPSLPLILVCSAESIEYLKQLFMDHDYFSFDSKKVWFLEEEKLPVVSAPQEEENKHKILMKSPWEILQRPAGSAGIVTLLSSQNLVEHLHVMGVEYIQVCSSNQEFINGEMLLGFTNSREANAGIQVFGNAGYLEEHFNIVFSIEFAKKLTKKTDKLQFEAILKPNQYVEMVEKEWVDVIPSSPNSYEFHSSIYSCLNACPPSKVCLVDITA; translated from the exons ATGCAAGGCTGCTCTGCTCTGTCCTGTTCCTCAAACACTGTCTCTTCTCCAGTTGGTATTTGCTGTACTCAAAGACTAACACTTCCTTTTCGAAATCAAAGCAATGGTTTCTTGGAAAACTTATCTTCTTTTCCTgctcaatcaagattcaagattttccATTTTCACCAAAGCACTCTCCCTTTGCTTCACTGCACTG CTACTGAGGAGATCTTAGAGGCTAGTGAGACAGATGGATTATTTGTTGAAACTGGGTACATATATAGTGTTCATGGGCTTCAAGGAGAGGTTCGGGTAAAAGCTACGACTGATTTCCCTGAATTGCGATTTTCCAAG CCAGGAAGGCGATGGTTGAGACAGCAAGTTTCAGGGAGAGATATGGTTCAAGAAATCGAACTAATGGAGGGAAGAGGTCATCCAGGACAGAAGAGTTGGATACTTAAATTCCATGAGATTGACTCAATAGAGGAG GCTCAAAAGCTTGTGGGGTCGGCCTTACTGGTGAAGGATGAAGATAGACCAGTCCTGGAGGAAGGTGAATTTTACACCCGTGACCTTGTTGGGATGAGAGTTTTTCTAAAG GAAACCAGAGAACTGGTAGGAACTGTTATTAATGTTTTCGACAGCGGAGCTAGTGATCTCCTACATGTTGAGCTTCTACCAGATCGAAATGCAAAACCACGGTTGGAAGGAGGTGCATCTGGTCCTCTTGTATGGGTCCCCTTCGTTGAAGCAATTGTTCCAAATGTCGATTTGAGTAAAAGGGAAATGCTGATTACACCTCCAAAGGGTCTTTTAGAGTTAAACATCCGTGCTGATGAGAGGTCCAAGAAAGAGAGGCGACAGCTC GaatggaaagagagaaagaaatttcAGAAACGCCTTATAGCAGCCAAGAAAATATTGCATGAAATGGAACAAGATCATATTTTTCACGGTTTCAGATTTGGAGAGAAAAACCAAAAGAGCTTCCTCGCAAACCAGATAGTTGATGTAAATTCCACGTTGCTTCAGCATGCATTGCAGAATAAAAAGATTCCATATAAGAG ATGGAGCTTTCCAGATTTTGTTAATGCTTTACAAGTAAACAATACATTAAAACTATCAAAAGAATTCTTTTCTAAAGACAATGCCGAACACTCTAGCATTGGTTCTAAAGTTCAAGAGCAGGGTCACTGCCTCATATCTTCTGGCAAGGTTGCCATTGTTTTAGCTTTGGGAGAAAGAAATTTGCTTCGAACGTCTTCTATTCCTGAACCTGCTGGCTCTCATAATAATGAGGATATTGCTTATCTGCATGTCAAGGCATTGTTAGATAACAGCCACAGACTACTCAAG ATGGAGGACCGGCCCTCTCTACCTCTTATATTGGTGTGTTCTGCTGAATCTATTGAATATCTCAAACAGTTGTTCATGGATCATGACTACTTCTCTTTCGACTCTAAGAAG GTTTGGTTCTTGGAAGAAGAGAAGCTCCCTGTTGTCAGCGCTCCACAAGAGGAAGAAAACaaacataaaattttgatgAAATCACCGTGGGAGATACTCCAAAGACCAGCTGGATCTGCAGGAATTGTTACTTTGCTCTCATCACAGAACCTAGTAGAGCATTTACATGTGATGGGCGTGGAGTATATTCAG GTCTGTTCTAGCAATCAAGAATTCATAAATGGGGAGATGCTACTTGGTTTTACTAATTCACGTGAAGCCAATGCGGGGATCCAAGTCTTCGGGAATGCTGGCTACTTGGAAGAACACTTCAACATCGTATTTTCCATTGAGTTTGCAAAGAAGTTGACTAAGAAGACAGACAAACTTCAGTTTGAAGCCATTTTAAAGCCAAATCAGTATGTGGAGATGGTAGAAAAAGAATGGGTTGATGTCATCCCCTCCTCACCCAACTCATATGAATTccattcttcaatttatagtTGCTTGAATGCTTGTCCTCCTAGTAAGGTTTGTCTGGTAGATATTACTGCATGA
- the LOC132043085 gene encoding uncharacterized protein LOC132043085 isoform X2 yields the protein MVSWKTYLLFLLNQDSRFSIFTKALSLCFTALAQKLVGSALLVKDEDRPVLEEGEFYTRDLVGMRVFLKETRELVGTVINVFDSGASDLLHVELLPDRNAKPRLEGGASGPLVWVPFVEAIVPNVDLSKREMLITPPKGLLELNIRADERSKKERRQLEWKERKKFQKRLIAAKKILHEMEQDHIFHGFRFGEKNQKSFLANQIVDVNSTLLQHALQNKKIPYKRWSFPDFVNALQVNNTLKLSKEFFSKDNAEHSSIGSKVQEQGHCLISSGKVAIVLALGERNLLRTSSIPEPAGSHNNEDIAYLHVKALLDNSHRLLKMEDRPSLPLILVCSAESIEYLKQLFMDHDYFSFDSKKVWFLEEEKLPVVSAPQEEENKHKILMKSPWEILQRPAGSAGIVTLLSSQNLVEHLHVMGVEYIQVCSSNQEFINGEMLLGFTNSREANAGIQVFGNAGYLEEHFNIVFSIEFAKKLTKKTDKLQFEAILKPNQYVEMVEKEWVDVIPSSPNSYEFHSSIYSCLNACPPSKVCLVDITA from the exons ATGGTTTCTTGGAAAACTTATCTTCTTTTCCTgctcaatcaagattcaagattttccATTTTCACCAAAGCACTCTCCCTTTGCTTCACTGCACTG GCTCAAAAGCTTGTGGGGTCGGCCTTACTGGTGAAGGATGAAGATAGACCAGTCCTGGAGGAAGGTGAATTTTACACCCGTGACCTTGTTGGGATGAGAGTTTTTCTAAAG GAAACCAGAGAACTGGTAGGAACTGTTATTAATGTTTTCGACAGCGGAGCTAGTGATCTCCTACATGTTGAGCTTCTACCAGATCGAAATGCAAAACCACGGTTGGAAGGAGGTGCATCTGGTCCTCTTGTATGGGTCCCCTTCGTTGAAGCAATTGTTCCAAATGTCGATTTGAGTAAAAGGGAAATGCTGATTACACCTCCAAAGGGTCTTTTAGAGTTAAACATCCGTGCTGATGAGAGGTCCAAGAAAGAGAGGCGACAGCTC GaatggaaagagagaaagaaatttcAGAAACGCCTTATAGCAGCCAAGAAAATATTGCATGAAATGGAACAAGATCATATTTTTCACGGTTTCAGATTTGGAGAGAAAAACCAAAAGAGCTTCCTCGCAAACCAGATAGTTGATGTAAATTCCACGTTGCTTCAGCATGCATTGCAGAATAAAAAGATTCCATATAAGAG ATGGAGCTTTCCAGATTTTGTTAATGCTTTACAAGTAAACAATACATTAAAACTATCAAAAGAATTCTTTTCTAAAGACAATGCCGAACACTCTAGCATTGGTTCTAAAGTTCAAGAGCAGGGTCACTGCCTCATATCTTCTGGCAAGGTTGCCATTGTTTTAGCTTTGGGAGAAAGAAATTTGCTTCGAACGTCTTCTATTCCTGAACCTGCTGGCTCTCATAATAATGAGGATATTGCTTATCTGCATGTCAAGGCATTGTTAGATAACAGCCACAGACTACTCAAG ATGGAGGACCGGCCCTCTCTACCTCTTATATTGGTGTGTTCTGCTGAATCTATTGAATATCTCAAACAGTTGTTCATGGATCATGACTACTTCTCTTTCGACTCTAAGAAG GTTTGGTTCTTGGAAGAAGAGAAGCTCCCTGTTGTCAGCGCTCCACAAGAGGAAGAAAACaaacataaaattttgatgAAATCACCGTGGGAGATACTCCAAAGACCAGCTGGATCTGCAGGAATTGTTACTTTGCTCTCATCACAGAACCTAGTAGAGCATTTACATGTGATGGGCGTGGAGTATATTCAG GTCTGTTCTAGCAATCAAGAATTCATAAATGGGGAGATGCTACTTGGTTTTACTAATTCACGTGAAGCCAATGCGGGGATCCAAGTCTTCGGGAATGCTGGCTACTTGGAAGAACACTTCAACATCGTATTTTCCATTGAGTTTGCAAAGAAGTTGACTAAGAAGACAGACAAACTTCAGTTTGAAGCCATTTTAAAGCCAAATCAGTATGTGGAGATGGTAGAAAAAGAATGGGTTGATGTCATCCCCTCCTCACCCAACTCATATGAATTccattcttcaatttatagtTGCTTGAATGCTTGTCCTCCTAGTAAGGTTTGTCTGGTAGATATTACTGCATGA
- the LOC132043085 gene encoding uncharacterized protein LOC132043085 isoform X3 translates to MVQEIELMEGRGHPGQKSWILKFHEIDSIEEAQKLVGSALLVKDEDRPVLEEGEFYTRDLVGMRVFLKETRELVGTVINVFDSGASDLLHVELLPDRNAKPRLEGGASGPLVWVPFVEAIVPNVDLSKREMLITPPKGLLELNIRADERSKKERRQLEWKERKKFQKRLIAAKKILHEMEQDHIFHGFRFGEKNQKSFLANQIVDVNSTLLQHALQNKKIPYKRWSFPDFVNALQVNNTLKLSKEFFSKDNAEHSSIGSKVQEQGHCLISSGKVAIVLALGERNLLRTSSIPEPAGSHNNEDIAYLHVKALLDNSHRLLKMEDRPSLPLILVCSAESIEYLKQLFMDHDYFSFDSKKVWFLEEEKLPVVSAPQEEENKHKILMKSPWEILQRPAGSAGIVTLLSSQNLVEHLHVMGVEYIQVCSSNQEFINGEMLLGFTNSREANAGIQVFGNAGYLEEHFNIVFSIEFAKKLTKKTDKLQFEAILKPNQYVEMVEKEWVDVIPSSPNSYEFHSSIYSCLNACPPSKVCLVDITA, encoded by the exons ATGGTTCAAGAAATCGAACTAATGGAGGGAAGAGGTCATCCAGGACAGAAGAGTTGGATACTTAAATTCCATGAGATTGACTCAATAGAGGAG GCTCAAAAGCTTGTGGGGTCGGCCTTACTGGTGAAGGATGAAGATAGACCAGTCCTGGAGGAAGGTGAATTTTACACCCGTGACCTTGTTGGGATGAGAGTTTTTCTAAAG GAAACCAGAGAACTGGTAGGAACTGTTATTAATGTTTTCGACAGCGGAGCTAGTGATCTCCTACATGTTGAGCTTCTACCAGATCGAAATGCAAAACCACGGTTGGAAGGAGGTGCATCTGGTCCTCTTGTATGGGTCCCCTTCGTTGAAGCAATTGTTCCAAATGTCGATTTGAGTAAAAGGGAAATGCTGATTACACCTCCAAAGGGTCTTTTAGAGTTAAACATCCGTGCTGATGAGAGGTCCAAGAAAGAGAGGCGACAGCTC GaatggaaagagagaaagaaatttcAGAAACGCCTTATAGCAGCCAAGAAAATATTGCATGAAATGGAACAAGATCATATTTTTCACGGTTTCAGATTTGGAGAGAAAAACCAAAAGAGCTTCCTCGCAAACCAGATAGTTGATGTAAATTCCACGTTGCTTCAGCATGCATTGCAGAATAAAAAGATTCCATATAAGAG ATGGAGCTTTCCAGATTTTGTTAATGCTTTACAAGTAAACAATACATTAAAACTATCAAAAGAATTCTTTTCTAAAGACAATGCCGAACACTCTAGCATTGGTTCTAAAGTTCAAGAGCAGGGTCACTGCCTCATATCTTCTGGCAAGGTTGCCATTGTTTTAGCTTTGGGAGAAAGAAATTTGCTTCGAACGTCTTCTATTCCTGAACCTGCTGGCTCTCATAATAATGAGGATATTGCTTATCTGCATGTCAAGGCATTGTTAGATAACAGCCACAGACTACTCAAG ATGGAGGACCGGCCCTCTCTACCTCTTATATTGGTGTGTTCTGCTGAATCTATTGAATATCTCAAACAGTTGTTCATGGATCATGACTACTTCTCTTTCGACTCTAAGAAG GTTTGGTTCTTGGAAGAAGAGAAGCTCCCTGTTGTCAGCGCTCCACAAGAGGAAGAAAACaaacataaaattttgatgAAATCACCGTGGGAGATACTCCAAAGACCAGCTGGATCTGCAGGAATTGTTACTTTGCTCTCATCACAGAACCTAGTAGAGCATTTACATGTGATGGGCGTGGAGTATATTCAG GTCTGTTCTAGCAATCAAGAATTCATAAATGGGGAGATGCTACTTGGTTTTACTAATTCACGTGAAGCCAATGCGGGGATCCAAGTCTTCGGGAATGCTGGCTACTTGGAAGAACACTTCAACATCGTATTTTCCATTGAGTTTGCAAAGAAGTTGACTAAGAAGACAGACAAACTTCAGTTTGAAGCCATTTTAAAGCCAAATCAGTATGTGGAGATGGTAGAAAAAGAATGGGTTGATGTCATCCCCTCCTCACCCAACTCATATGAATTccattcttcaatttatagtTGCTTGAATGCTTGTCCTCCTAGTAAGGTTTGTCTGGTAGATATTACTGCATGA
- the LOC132043112 gene encoding large ribosomal subunit protein eL32z-like: MAVPLLKKKVIKKRVKQFKRHQSDRRITVKTNWRRPKGIDSRVRRKFKGCVLMPNIGYGSDKKTRHYLPNGFKKFVVHNARELDILLMHNRTYCAEIAHNVSTRKRKEIVERAAQLDVAVTNKLARLRSQEDE, translated from the exons ATGGCAGTTCCTCTACTTAAAAAGAAAGTAATCAAGAAAAGGGTGAAGCAATTCAAGAGACATCAGAGTGATAGGAGAATTACTGTCAAG ACAAACTGGCGCAGACCAAAGGGTATTGACTCCAGAGTTAGAAGGAAGTTCAAGGGATGTGTCTTGATGCCCAATATCGGCTATGGTTCTGACAAGAAGACTCGTCACTATCTTCCAAACGGCTTTAAGAAGTTTGTTGTGCACAATGCACGTGAGCTTGATATTTTATTGATGCACAATAG GACTTACTGTGCAGAAATTGCACATAACGTATCAACAAGGAAGAGAAAGGAAATTGTTGAGAGAGCAGCCCAACTTGATGTTGCAGTGACTAACAAGCTTGCTAGGTTGCGTAGCCAGGAGGATGAATGA
- the LOC132043120 gene encoding pentatricopeptide repeat-containing protein At5g46460, mitochondrial — protein MLFLIAISQPFKIHSRLLIGLSRFFRVANPTCYSILSEHLKNQRINEAKELFERIPSPNIYLCTKMIAGYAENLRLNEALNLFDKMPVKDTVMWNLMIKGCVECGDIEMGLNLFEEMNQRNVISYTTMINGFLKFGKVEEAKSLFWEMPQKDVAAWNAMVYGYFENGRVEEAVKLFEVMPYRNVISWTSVISGLDQHGRSDEALLVFKKMLDFFVEPNSSTFASVITACANARDLCLGSEIHACVVKIGYLYDTYVTASLITLYANCMHVDDSSNVLSERLHKNVVVWTSLLTGYGLNYKHEEALKVFGDMIRIGLLPNQSSFTSALNSSCEMESIDLGREIHGVAVKLGLNTDAFVGNSLVVLYSKCGNINDGLIVFKEIPGKNIVSWNSVIVGCAQHGCGNWALTLFAQLVRSRVDMDDITFTGLLAACSHSGMLEKGRRLFQYIPKYSSIEVTVEHYSCMIDILCRSGKLIEAEDLVKSMPMRPNLSIWLALLSGCKKHLNLELAERAAENIFHLDPNCSAAYVLLSNIYAFSGRWSDVARIRGNMKRRGNIKQPGCSWVNQKGIRHTFLSGDTSHPLSDRIYEKLEWLTEKLKEYGYVPDQRYALHDVEDEQKEVLLSYHSERLAICFALITTHGSTITVMKNLRVCGDCHSAIKLIAKIVEREIIVRDSSRFHHFRDGFCSCSDYW, from the coding sequence ATGTTGTTCCTCATTGCTATATCTCAACCATTTAAAATTCATTCAAGACTTTTGATTGGTTTATCAAGATTCTTCAGAGTAGCTAACCCCACTTGCTATTCGATTCTATCTGAACACTTAAAGAACCAACGAATTAATGAAGCTAAAGAGCTTTTCGAAAGAATCCCATCACCAAATATCTATTTATGCACCAAAATGATAGCTGGATATGCTGAAAATCTAAGGTTGAATGAGGCACTGAACCTGTTTGACAAAATGCCTGTTAAAGATACAGTTATGTGGAACTTGATGATCAAAGGGTGTGTAGAATGTGGTGATATAGAGATGGGGTTGAATCTTTTTGAGGAAATGAACCAAAGAAATGTGATTTCTTACACGACGATGATAAACGGGTTTTTGAAGTTtgggaaagttgaagaggctaagAGTTTGTTCTGGGAAATGCCACAAAAGGATGTGGCTGCTTGGAATGCTATGGTTTATGGGTATTTTGAGAATGGGAGAGTGGAAGAGGCTGTTAAGTTGTTTGAGGTGATGCCTTATAGGAATGTGATCTCATGGACGTCAGTTATTAGTGGGCTTGATCAGCATGGGAGGAGTGATGAGGCTCTATTGGTTTTTAAGAAGATGTTGGATTTCTTCGTTGAGCCGAATTCTAGTACTTTTGCTTCTGTTATTACAGCTTGTGCTAATGCAAGGGATTTATGTCTAGGTAGTGAAATTCATGCCTGTGTTGTGAAGATTGGTTATTTGTATGATACTTATGTTACTGCTTCATTAATCACATTATATGCTAATTGCATGCATGTGGATGATTCTTCTAATGTACTCAGCGAGAGGTTGCACAAAAACGTTGTTGTGTGGACGTCTCTTTTGACAGGGTATGGCTTGAATTATAAGCACGAAGAAGCATTGAAAGTGTTTGGGGATATGATTAGGATTGGTCTACTTCCCAATCAGTCTTCCTTTACTAGTGCCCTAAATTCGTCTTGTGAAATGGAGTCTATTGATCTTGGCAGAGAGATTCATGGTGTAGCAGTCAAACTCGGATTGAACACTGATGCCTTTGTTGGCAATTCGTTAGTAGTATTGTATTCAAAATGTGGAAATATAAACGATGGACTCATTGTATTCAAGGAGATTCCTGGAAAAAACATTGTTTCGTGGAACTCAGTCATCGTTGGATGTGCACAACATGGATGTGGAAATTGGGCACTCACATTGTTTGCCCAGCTGGTACGTTCAAGGGTTGATATGGATGATATTACATTTACTGGATTACTTGCTGCTTGTAGCCATTCTGGCATGCTGGAGAAAGGAAGACGCTTATTTCAGTATATCCCCAAATACTCATCCATTGAAGTGACAGTTGAGCATTATAGTTGTATGATAGATATCCTTTGCAGAAGTGGGAAGTTAATTGAGGCAGAGGATTTGGTGAAAAGCATGCCCATGAGACCAAATTTGTCAATATGGTTAGCTTTGCTTAGTGGTTGTAAGAAGCATTTAAACTTAGAACTGGCCGAAAGAGCTGCAGAGAACATTTTTCATCTTGACCCAAATTGTAGTGCTGCTTATGTTTTATTATCTAACATTTATGCCTTTTCTGGTAGATGGAGTGATGTTGCAAGAATTAGAGGAAATATGAAAAGAagaggaaacataaaacaacCTGGATGCAGTTGGGTTAATCAGAAGGGAATCCGGCATACATTTCTTTCTGGCGACACTTCACATCCTCTAAGTGATAGGATATATGAAAAGCTGGAATGGTTGACAGAAAAGTTGAAGGAGTATGGTTATGTCCCTGATCAAAGGTATGCATTGCATGATGTAGAGGATGAACAGAAGGAAGTTCTGCTGTCATATCATAGTGAGAGGCTTGCTATTTGCTTCGCATTAATTACAACACATGGTAGTACTATAACAGTAATGAAGAACCTGCGTGTCTGTGGGGACTGCCATTCTGCCATCAAGCTCATAGCAAAAATTGTTGAACGTGAAATCATTGTAAGAGATTCTAGCCGATTTCATCATTTCAGGGACGGCTTTTGTTCTTGTTCAGATTATTGGTAG
- the LOC132043128 gene encoding membrane protein PM19L-like, producing MKPVASLLLVLNFCMYAVILGIAGWAMNFAIDNGFIIGQGFELPAHFSPIYFPMGNAATGFFVVFSLIAGVVGVASVLSGIDHIRRWNFDSLPAAASAATIAWSLTLLAMGFAWKEIELNYRNAKLITMEAFLIILSFTQLVYIVAIHGAS from the exons ATGAAACCTGTTGCATCTTTGCTTTTGGTCCTTAATTTCTGCATGTATGCTGTTATTTTAGGCATTGCTGGCTGGGCTATGAACTTTGCCATTGATAATGGTTTCATCATTG GTCAAGGATTTGAACTTCCAGCACATTTCTCTCCAATTTACTTCCCAATGGGAAATGCTGCCACTGGATTCTTTGTTGTATTTTCTTTGATAGCAGGTGTGGTGGGAGTTGCATCTGTTCTCTCTGGAATTGACCATATTCGCCGATGGAACTTCGATAGCTTACCAGCTGCTGCTTCTGCTGCTACTATTGCCTGGAGTCTTACACTCCTTGCCATGGG CTTTGCTTGGAAAGAAATTGAACTCAACTACCGGAATGCCAAATTG ATAACAATGGAGGCATTCTTGATAATTCTATCATTTACTCAACTGGTATACATAGTTGCCATTCATGGTGCTTCTTGA